From a single Populus nigra chromosome 18, ddPopNigr1.1, whole genome shotgun sequence genomic region:
- the LOC133679001 gene encoding hypersensitive-induced reaction 1 protein: MGNLCCCVQVDQSSVAIKEVFGKFEEVLDPGCHFLPWFLGSQLAGHLSLRLQQLDVRCETKTKDNVFVNVVASIQYRALADKASDAFYKLTNTRTQIQAYVFDVIRASVPKLNLDDVFEQKNEIAKAVEDELGKAMSAYGYEIVQTLIVDIEPDEHVKRAMNEINAAARLRVAANEKAEAEKILQIKRAEGEAESKYLSGLGIARQRQAIVDGLRDSVLGFSENVPGTSAKDVMDMVLVTQYFDTMKEIGAASKSSAVFIPHGPGAIRDVATQIRDGLLQASAHK; this comes from the exons ATGGGTAATCTGTGTTGTTGCGTACAAGTTGATCAGTCCTCAGTAGCTATAAAGGAGGTATTTGGAAAGTTTGAAGAAGTTCTTGATCCTGGATGTCATTTCCTTCCTTGGTTTCTTGGAAGCCAGCTCGCAGGCCATCTGTCTCTGAGGTTGCAGCAGTTGGATGTTCGATGTGAGACCAAGACGAAG gACAACGTTTTTGTCAATGTTGTTGCATCTATTCAATACCGTGCCCTGGCAGACAAGGCAAGTGATGCTTTCTACAAACTAACCAACACAAGGACTCAAATCCAGGCCTATGTTTTTGATG taATAAGGGCCAGTGTCCCAAAACTTAATCTCGATGATGTGTTTGAGCAGAAGAATGAGATAGCCAAAGCTGTGGAAGACGAACTTGGAAAG GCCATGTCTGCTTATGGATATGAGATTGTGCAAACGCTCATTGTTGATATAGAACCAGATGAGCATGTGAAGCGGGCAATGAATGAGATCAATGCAG CTGCAAGACTGAGAGTGGCGGCTAATGAGAAGGCAGAGGCTGAGAAGAttctacaaatcaagagagCTGAGGGTGAGGCTGAATCAAAGTATCTCTCTGGACTGGGTATTGCTCGCCAGCGACAAGCAATTGTGGATGGCTTGAGAGATAGCGTGTTGGGCTTCTCTGAGAATGTGCCAGGGACCTCTGCAAAGGATGTCATGGACATGGTCCTGGTCACCCAGTACTTTGACACAATGAAGGAAATCGGTGCTGCCTCGAAATCTTCTGCTGTGTTTATTCCTCATGGACCTGGTGCTATTCGTGATGTTGCTACTCAGATTCGAGATGGACTTCTTCAGGCTTCGGCCCACAAGTAA
- the LOC133678263 gene encoding protein NRT1/ PTR FAMILY 4.6-like, with translation MDEAHTLNTCEGYVDWRNRPAVRGRHGGLLAASFVLVVEVLENLAFLANASNLVLYLSKFMHFSPSSSANVVTNFMGTAFLLALLGGFLADAFFTTYYIYLISASIESLGMLVLTIQARVTSLKPPPCFSASTSISCEQVDGRKALMLFAGLYLVALGVGGIKGSLPPHGAEQFDENTLQGRKQRSAFFNYYVFCLSCGALIAVTLVVWVEDNKGWQWGFGVSTATILLSIPIFLIGSPVYRTKVPIGSPITTIFKVLAAAVYNTYKFRDSSNSAIGMDTSRTSYTTETSEGEDRNTKQKEPSQTPTESLEFVNRSVKNKTVNPMLECTAEQVEEVKIVLRILPIFMSTIMLNCCLAQLSTFSVQQAATMNTNLGSLEVPPASLPVFPVIFIMILAPIYNHIIIPFARKVTKSEMGITHLQRIGTGLVLSVVAMAVAALVEMKRKRVAVNSGLVNSTKPLPITFLWIALQYLFLGSADLFTLAGMMEFFFTEAPKSMRSLATSLSWASLAMGYYLSSVLVSLINTITSRYRDTPWLFGSNLNKYRLERFYWLMCILSGLNLSHYLFWASRYKYKSMRKSLSQPNN, from the exons ATG GATGAAGCACACACGTTGAATACTTGTGAAGGTTACGTAGACTGGAGGAACAGACCTGCCGTGAGAGGTCGGCATGGTGGACTACTTGCTGCCTCCTTTGTCTTGG TTGTGGAGGTTCTGGAGAATCTAGCATTCCTGGCCAATGCAAGCAACCTTGTTCTTTACCTCTCCAAGTTCATGCATTTTTCCCCATCCAGCTCGGCCAACGTTGTTACCAATTTCATGGGCACAGCCTTTCTCCTTGCTCTACTTGGTGGCTTTCTAGCAGATGCTTTTTTTACCACCTATTACATCTATTTGATCAGTGCTTCAATAGAATCCCTG GGTATGTTAGTGCTTACAATTCAAGCTCGTGTAACCTCGTTGAAACCACCACCATGCTTTTCAGCGAGCACCAGTATCTCATGCGAGCAAGTTGATGGCAGGAAAGCATTGATGTTGTTCGCAGGCCTCTACCTGGTGGCACTCGGTGTTGGAGGGATAAAGGGTTCTCTTCCCCCACATGGCGCTGAGCAGTTTGATGAGAATACTCTTCAAGGAAGAAAGCAGAGATCTGCATTCTTTAACTACTATGTATTCTGCCTTTCCTGTGGAGCTTTGATTGCAGTGACTCTAGTGGTATGGGTTGAGGACAACAAAGGATGGCAATGGGGATTTGGGGTTTCCACTGCAACAATACTTCTCTCTATCCCAATCTTCCTCATCGGCTCCCCAGTTTATAGGACCAAAGTTCCTATAGGAAGTCCCATCACAACTATATTCAAG GTTCTCGCTGCAGCGGTTTACAACACCTACAAATTCAGGGATTCTAGCAATTCTGCCATTGGAATGGACACAAGCAGGACATCCTATACCACAGAAACCAGTGAGGGAGAAGATAGAAATACGAAACAAAAGGAACCAAGTCAAACTCCAACAGAAAGCCTCGAGTTTGTTAACAGATCAGTCAAGAACAAGACAGTCAATCCAATGCTAGAATGTACAGCTGAGCAGGTGGAAGAAGTTAAGATAGTGCTAAGAATCCTCCCCATCTTCATGTCTACTATAATGCTAAACTGTTGCCTGGCTCAGCTTTCCACATTTTCTGTCCAGCAAGCAGCGACCATGAATACCAATCTTGGCTCCTTAGAAGTCCCACCAGCATCTCTTCCTGTTTTCCCTGTTATATTCATCATGATCCTGGCACCAATCTATAACCACATCATCATTCCATTTGCGAGGAAAGTGACAAAATCCGAAATGGGGATAACTCATTTGCAAAGAATAGGGACAGGGCTAGTCCTATCCGTCGTGGCAATGGCAGTGGCAGCCCTGGTGGAAATGAAGCGAAAGAGAGTAGCAGTCAATTCTGGATTAGTAAATTCAACAAAACCTCTACCCATCACATTCCTATGGATCGCATTGCAGTACTTGTTCCTGGGATCAGCTGATCTTTTCACATTAGCGGGCATGATGGAATTCTTCTTCACAGAGGCCCCAAAAAGCATGAGATCTTTGGCCACATCTCTATCATGGGCCTCACTAGCCATGGGATACTACCTCAGTTCTGTGCTTGTATCTCTGATCAACACAATCACAAGTAGGTACCGAGACACGCCATGGCTCTTTGGTAGCAACTTGAACAAGTATCGCCTGGAGAGGTTTTACTGGTTGATGTGCATACTAAGTGGATTAAACTTGTCTCATTATCTCTTCTGGGCAAGCCGCTACAAGTACAAGTCCATGAGAAAATCCCTTTCTCAGCCTAACAATTAG
- the LOC133678309 gene encoding uncharacterized protein LOC133678309, translated as MAVTAPPLSSAAYLRGLNRPHFHTSKSRFGLQSPAKQVALTIVAMAPKKKVNKFDESWKKQWYGAGIFFEGSEEVEFDVFKKLEKRKVLSNVEKAGLLSKAEELGFTLSSIEKLGVFSKAEELGLLSLLEKTASFSPSTLASAALPIMVAAVVAIVVIPDDSAGLVAVQAVLAGALGVGAAGLLVGSVVLDSLQEAD; from the exons ATGGCGGTGACGGCACCACCATTATCTTCTGCTGCTTATCTTCGAGGACTAAATCGCCCCCATTTCCACACCTCCAAGTCCCGCTTTGGCCTCCAGTCACCCGCCAAACAGGTGGCCCTTACAATCGTTGCCATGGCTCCCAAAAAGAAG GTAAACAAGTTTGATGAGAGCTGGAAGAAACAATGGTACGGTGCAGGGATCTTTTTCGAAGGCAGTGAAGAAGTCGAATTTGACGTCTTCAAAAAGCTCGAGAAACGTAAAGTCCTTAGCAACGTAGAAAAAGCAGGACTCTTATCTAAAGCCGAGGAGTTGGGGTTCACTTTATCGTCAATAGAGAAATTGGGTGTGTTTTCAAAAGCTGAAGAGCTGGGCTTGTTGAGTCTGTTGGAGAAAACGGCAAGCTTTTCGCCGTCCACGTTGGCCTCGGCTGCGCTGCCCATAATGGTGGCAGCAGTGGTGGCGATTGTCGTTATACCTGATGACTCGGCGGGGCTGGTGGCCGTACAAGCTGTGTTGGCAGGGGCACTTGGGGTTGGTGCTGCCGGCTTGCTGGTTGGGTCTGTCGTTCTTGATAGTTTACAAGAAGCTGATTga